The region GCCAGATCGGCAACATCCGCCGGCAGGAGCCCTGCGCGCACCCCTTGAGCCAGTGAATACTTGCTTCACTCACCGGCGCAATGGTGACAGCAACGAGGTCATCGAGGCTGTCACCGCGCCACAATAGCGACCGTCAGAAGTCGCGTTTGTAGAAAATGTCCAGAGAGCTTGCCAGGCCACTGGCGGCCTCCAGATAAACCTTCTTGCTCAACTTGTAGCGCAACGCGACGGTGTTGACAGGCTCGAACACACCCACCCCGTACCTTAGGCTCAAACGTTCGGTAAGGTTGCCGCTGGCGACCACACTGGTGCTGTTACCGCTGCCTTCAGTATCCAACTGGAAATCATCGATGCCCAGGCTCGACGCCAGGCTCCCGGTAACCCCGGCGCTGGTCGCCAGCCCGAGGCCAAGGGCCGCTTCGGCAAGCATGTTGTTGTCCTCACCGCTAGTGCCCAGCGGCCGGCCCATGACCAGATACGAGAGTGCTTGCTCCTGGCTCATGGCCGGTTCGGAAAACACTTGCGTGGTGGGCTGTTCGGCACTGCCGCTCAAGCGGATACCAGCAATGACATCATCGGTCTGGCGGATCGCCTCGATGTCCAGGTAAGGCTGATCGATAGGCCCGGCAAACAGCAGTCGTGCACGACGAATCGTCAGCCGCTGACCATAAGCACGGTAGCGACCATCAGCCAGGCTGAGCTCGCCACGGGTATCCAGGTTGTCGCCGATATGCACATGCCCGAGAAGATTGGCGGTCAGTCCAAAGCCACTGAATGATAGCTTGTCGCTGCCCACTTCAACATCGATGTCCATGGCCACGGCCATCGGCGCCTTGCCCTCTTCGGTCTGATGACCAACGATGACCGTGTCATCGGAAACCTTGACCGTCGATGGCGGCAGCTCACGTACGGTGATCTTGCCCTTGGGCACCCGCACCTTCCCAGATACCGCCAACTTGTCCTCAAGCAGCGTTATTTTCAGGTCCGGTTCTACCTCAAGGTTTGCATAGGGCTCGACAGTGACTGGCAGGCGCTGACCTTGCAATTGAAGGTCGACCGCCAACGCTCGTCCCCAGCCGATCTGGCCACGCAAACTGCCTTGGCCGGCTTCACCACTTTTCCAGGCGCCGTCGAGCAGGACCCGCTCACCCGCGATCAATGCTTGCAGTCGCAGGTCTTTAAGGCTGATTGGCAATTCTGCGCCAGCCACTTCACCGCCAGTAAGGTTCAAGCTGCCATTGACCTGGGGCTGGAGCAAAGTACCTGAGAGCTGACCGCTGCCATTGAGTTGTCCGGCCAGCCGCTCGACCATGGGGGCAAATGGACGCGCGATGGCCAAATCCAGCCCGGTCAGGCGGAAATCGCCAGTCAAAGGTTTGTTGCGGGCTACCGGGTCGAGACGGGTGACCACTGACAGCTCGCCCAAGCGTTCACCTTTGAAGTTCAGGCGAGTATCAACCCGGCGAGGCGACAGGTCGCTTTGCAGGCGCAGGGTTTGATACGGAAAATCGAGCCATTGGCCCTTTTCACGCAGGCGCAGAGTGCCACCGCTGGCGTCGACGATGATGGTGCCTTTCGGGCCGCTGGCCGGAACATCCAGGTTGATGTCGGCATTGAGCAGGCCCTGCCAGGCAAAATCCTTTGGCAACCACTGGGCCAAGCTCTGCAACGGGAACTGCTTCAAGTGGTAGCGCAGGCGTGGATCCGGCGCCAGACGTTGGTCTTCACCACACAGACTCGCTTGCCCGGAACGCCAGCAATGGGCACCAAAATCTATTTGCCCGCTGGCCAGGCGCTGCAGCTTCGCAGGCGCTTGTAGCTGCCAGTCCTGACCACCGGCCTGGATCCGGCCACTGGCAAGCCGCCCACGCCAGTTGCTCTTGTCCAGTTGGCCATCGGCGGCCAGATCAAACTTGAGCTGAGGCCCATCCAACGCCACGTCCAATTGCTGCTGGCGGATATCACCGCGCCCCTTGGCAATGAGCGTGCCCAGGCTGGTCTCGCCCAAGCGAATGCCACCGGCTTGCAAATCGATCAGTGCACGTTGAGCCGCATCCAGGCGCGCATCCAGCACCAAGCGCTGCAAATGGTTGTCAGCATGGGCCAACTTCTGCCCCTGCAACGTCAATGTACCCTGCGGTGCCTTCAAGGTGCCGGAGACTTCCAGCTTACCTTTCGCCTGACCTTGCAGCTGCGGCCAAAGTTGGCCGAGACGTGGCAGATCGAGATCCAATTGACCGGCCAGGCGTTGCTGCACACTGCCGCTCCCCTTGATATGGTTGTCGCCCAAGCGAATATCCAGCGTGCCCAGTGTCCAGCTCTGGCCCGCCCCCTGGGCAATCGCTTTGAGTACCGCAGGTTGTCCGCGCAAGCGCCCTTTCAAATCAAGCTCTGCATCGAGGCTGAGTTGCCCCTCCTTTATCTGCCCTTTACTACGCAGTGGGCCAGCCAGGGTGCCAGGCAGTTCGGCGAGCCAGTAGGCCGGGTTCAGCGCGGAAAGTTCGAGGGCAGCGTCCCAGGCAACAGCATCGGCAAATTGCACACCGACATTGCCCTCGAGCTTGCCTTGCCCGGCATTGAGCGCCAGTTGCGCAAAGCTGATCTGTTTCAAATCACCCTTGAATGGGCTGTTAACGCTGAACGCACCTGCAGGCCCGTCCAGATCCCCCTTGAACTCACCTTGGTAATTGCCATCACGGTACTGCACTTGACCAATGAAACGGTGCAGCGTCACTTGCGGCGCCGCTTCCAGTGGGTAGAGGCGCAGCCAAGGGAAGTCCAACCAGTCAATGGTTGCCTCGGCGTTCAAACCTTGCTGCCAATCGACGTTGGCCGTGAGTTTGAGGCGCTTGTCTGCACTGGCGGTGAGATCCAGCGCACTCAATTGCGCGCCCTTGGCGTCGACCTTACCCTGCAAGTTCAAGGCTACCGGCTCTTGCTCGGCCGGCAGACTGGCAGTGCCAAGCAACTGATAGCCACTTTGCAGGTTGCCCTGGGCACTAAGCTCAAGGTTGTTCAATTGCACGGTGTCAGGCAGGTCGGCAGCGGGCTTGAACGCCTGCGCGCTAATCTGCAACTTCGCTGGCAGTTGCTCGGTCAACGCTTGCAGCTCGCCCTTGAGCCGCGCGTTCAGATAGCCGCTGCTGTTACCGGTGATCTTCAGCGTTTTCTGCAGTTCGCCGTTGATCTGCAAAGCCAGTTGCCATTGCTGGTTATCAACCTTGGGTAACTGCAACTGCCCCTCAAGCTGCAACGGCCAGTCGCCCTCGGGCTGGAGCAGACCTTGCAGACTCAAATGCAAGTCGTCGCGCTGTAACTGCAGGCTATCGATCTGCAAACCGCCAACGGTCCAATGCGCTGCCAGTTGCAACTGGCTCAACTGTTCATTGCCATCGAGGCGCAAATGGCCAATGCGTACCTCGCCCAACTCGATCGCTACGGGGAGCTTCAGGGCCGGCAGTTGTACAGGCCCGCTATCAGACTCGGATTCACTCGGGGCGAAGGCAAGATTTACCTGATCGGCTTGCAAACGCTCGATGCACAATGTCATGCGCAGAAGGCAGGAAGGTGACCAGGAAAAGACCGGCGCCACCAGCTCGACCCGATTCCCGCCCTGCTCCCACACCACGCGATCGGCCTGCCAACCACCGGCCAGGCGCCCCTGAAACGTCTCCAACTGCAGACCCGGAACCATTCCCAGGGCCCAGCGGCTACCTGCTTGGCTTCCCAGTATCAGGCCCACCGCAAGGAGCACCACCAGCACCAACGCCAACAGACCGAGGAGGAAGTTTCTAATGATGCGACTCACAGTTCCGGCCCCATGGAGAAGTGCAGACGGATACCGCCGTCGTCATCCAGCGCATGGGCCAGATCCAGACGCAACGGCCCGACTGGAGATACCCACCTGACACCGATGCCAACACCGGTCTTGAGGCTTGGGAACTCCAAATTGTTGAATGAATTACCCTGATCGACAAAGGTTGCCACGCGCCATTTCTCGACGACTTCGTATTGATATTCAGCACTGCCGGCAACCAGGTAACGGCCACCGATACGATCGCCATCGGAGTTCTCCGGCGACAGGCTCTGGTAGTCATAACCCCGCACGCTCTGGTCACCACCGGCAAAGAAGCGCAGCGATGGCGGCATCGAACTCTGGTAGTCGTTGGTGGCGCTGCCGCCGAACTGAATACGCCCCAGAAAGCGGTGCTTCTGGCCCAGGGTGGCAAGCCCTTTGAGCACTACGTTGGCATGCAACAGGTTGGTATCCGATACCAAGCCTTCTTTGGCGGCCTGCACATCGAACTGCAGACGGTATCCATTGTGCGGATCGATGCGGTTGTCGCTGCGCAAGTAGGAATAGCTGACACCCGGCATCAGCAAGTTACTCAAGCCCGAGTCGTCACCCAGACGATATTCTTCGCGCTGGTATTTGAGCGACAGCACGCGCTGCCAGCCACTGGGCAACTTGCTGTGCCATTCGGGGCCGACGGTGAGCAACTTGCTCAAGGTGTCAGTGCCGGCAATTTCTTCGTTCTGGTAGCCACCGGCAAAACGAAATTTATCGGTCAATGGTGGGTCCAGCGGAATGTCGTACCACAGCCCAACGTTCTGGCGCGGTGCCGACAATTCTGTTTCCCAACCATAACTATGGCCTTGCGGATTGACCCAGTGACGGGTCCAGTTGGCCTTGCCGCGAGGCCCGACGTCAGTCGAAAAACCCAGGCCCAGGCCCATGGTCCTCGGCTTGCGGGTGGTCAGTTGCACCGCCACGGGAATGGTCTGCTGAACTGCAGCGGTGGGCGCAGCATCGACCCGCACCCCTTCGAAATAGCCACTGGATTGCAGGGCATTATTGAGTTCGGCGATCAGCTCGGAATCGTACGGCGTGTCGGCCTTGAACGGCACCATGCGTTGAAGCAGCGAGTCGTCGAAAGGTGTGTCACCGGCGAAATTGACTGCGCCCAGTCGATAACGCGGTCCACTGTCATAGACCAACTCGATATCGGCGACACCTGCCTGAGGATCAACCGCCAGGCGTTGACGAACAAAATGCCCACTGAAAAAACCGTAGCGTGCAGCCTGGTTTTGAATCAGCCGCTTGGCATCGTCGTAGTGCCCATGGTTGAGTACGGCGCCTGAACGCAAGGCCTTGCTGTTGGGGATGCGGAAGGCTTTGAGCTCACTTGCCGGGCCTTCTATGCGCACGGTGACGTCGCGCAGGTGCACGGGCTCTCCCGGCTCGATGGTAAGGACCAGTTGCGGATCCTTGTCGGCCTTTGCTGGCGGTTTGACCTCGCTGTCGATTTGCGCCTGGTAAAAACCCAGCGCCTGGGCAGCCTTGCGGGCCTGCTCGACAGCCCCGCGACTAAAGCGCAGCAGCGCCTCTTCATCGCGTTTACCAAGGCTGCCGATGTAGCCTTCGACATTGGCCTTGAGTTCGTTATTGGCAGGTTTGACCTTTACCACCAGTTCGCTCTGCGCATAGGCGGCGGCGCTGGTGAACAATAAAATCAAACCGCAGGTGAATCGTCCTGAATACGTCATAGGCGCGGATGCTACCAGAGCTTGGCGCCAGCATGGAGTCCGAGGCTCTGCGACCGATTACGCAGACGCGAAGGAGGCACGTTGAGATGGCTGCGGATTTGGGTGAAAAAATACGTGTTCCCGAACAGGTCCTACGGCAATTTCGCCAATTTCCTGATAGCCCTGGCGCTGATAAAACGCCAGATAGTGTTCATTTCCAGTGTCGAGTACGACACCTTGCGAGTTTTCGTCTTCAGCACACCAATCGTGAACCGCTTGCAACAATTGCTCTCCGTACTGCTTGCCCTGAAACTGTGGATGAATACCCAGCAGCGGCAGTACATGTACAGCGTCGCCCGGTAAACAAGCCATCAGCGCCGCTTGATAATCCAGGAACCGGCGAGTGCAGCGAAAACCGGTACTCAGGACCATCCGCATGCGCCAGACCCAACTCTCGGTCACTCCCAGACGGCGCTGCGGCGGTGCAATCAGGGCAATCCCCACCAGACGATCATCGACCAGTAACCCCAAGGCGGGAAAGTCTTGCAGGAAGTGCTGCTTGACCAGTTCGCGCACCGTCGCGCGGATGCGCTGGTCATACCCGGGGCGCTGCGATTCGAACAGGAACGCATACGTAGGTTCATGGCGATAGGCGTGATACAGCAACGAACGTGCCTCGCGGCTGTAACCACCATCAAGCAAGCGGATCTGAGCCGGGGCAGCAGTCGATTCGGTCATTCGGACAAACCTCCACAAATGGGCATTCATTGCCTTCGAGGCGTACATTGCGCCGACGTTCACCCCGAGCACCACGTTAGCAGCCTATCGGATGGCGCGCCATGCTGGTCGCAGCAGTCGATGTCGGCTAGGATTCCAGCTTTTATCAGGATTGTTTTGGCCATGAAGATCGTCTCGTTCAACATCAACGGCCTGCGCGCACGGCCTCATCAGTTGGCGGCGCTGATCGAAAAGCATCAACCGGATGTTATCGGCCTGCAGGAAACCAAGGTCAGCGACGAGCAGTTTCCGTTGGCCGATATCCAGGCGCTGGGTTATCACGTGCACTTTCATGGCCAGAAAGGTCATTACGGCGTTGCCTTGCTCTCGCGCCAGGCACCGCTGAGCCTGCATAAAGGCTTCGCCAGCGATGATGAAGACGCTCAACGGCGTTTTATCTGGGGTACCTTCGCCGATGCTGACGGCACACCTATCACCATCATGAACGGCTATTTCCCCCAAGGCGAAAGCCGAGACCATCCGACCAAGTTTCCGGCCAAGGCGCGTTTTTACAGCGACCTGCAAGCGCTGCTGGAAAGTCAGTTCAAAAACGATCAGCCGGTCGTGGTAATGGGTGATGTGAACATCTCCCCCGAAGACTGTGACATCGGCATTGGCGCCGACAACGCCAAGCGTTGGCTCAAGACCGGCAAATGCAGCTTCTTGCCCGAGGAGCGTGAATGGATGGCCCGCCTGAAGAACTGGGGCCTGGTCGATAGTTTCCGTCATCTACATCCGGAAGTCGCAGACCGTTTCAGTTGGTTCGACTACCGCAGTCGCGGCTTTGAAGACGAACCCAAGCGCGGCCTGCGCATCGACTTGATCATGACCTCCCAGGGTTTGCTGCCACGCATCAAGGCAGCCGGCGTCGACTACGATCTGCGCGCCATGGAAAAACCATCGGACCATGCGCCGATCTGGCTGGAACTGGCATAAGCCGGGGCTTCAGGGCAAATGTGCAGGGCAGTTGGCTGATCGTCATCTAACAGTCATCCAACTGTCTTAATCTGCGGTATCCCCTTTGCCTGAAGAGTGCCCACCGGCATGCTCCGCCATCTCAGCCTGTTTCTTGCCTGTTTGCTTCCGATCTTCGCTTGTGCCACCACCGATGAGTCGGTGCTGCTGCGCATCCAGGGTTCCAATACCATTGGCGCTACGCTGGCCCCGGCGCTGGTCAAAGGTTTGCTGGAGGCCCAGGGGGCTCGTCAGATCATGGTCGATTCGACCGAGACGGCCAATGAGCTTCGCGTCCGGGCTGTTGATTCCCAGGGCAAAGCAGTTCGTATCGACATCGCCGCTCACGGCTCCAGCACCGGCTTCACTGCGCTCAAAACGGGCCAGGCAGATCTGGCCGCCGCTTCGCGCCCGATCAAGCCCAACGAGCTGAGCGAACTTCGCGCACTGGGCGACTTGAACAATACAAGCGCTGAACAGATTATCGGCCTGGATGGCGTGGCGGTCATCGTGCATCCCGACAACCCCCTGCCTCAATTGAGTATCGCTCAACTGGCAGGAATTTTTGCCGGCAAGATCACCACCTGGGATGAATTGGGCCTGGGTAGAGGAGCAATTCATCTGTACGCCCGGGACGACCGCTCCGGTACCTTCGAAACCTTCAAGGCGCTGGTACTCGATCCTGCCGCACAGACCCTGGCTTTGGCTGCGCAACGCTTCGAATCGGCGGATCAGTTGACCCGTGGGGTGCTGGCTGACCGCCAGGCCATTGGTTTCAGCAGTTTGGCCTCTGTCCATGGCGCCAAGGTGCTGGCTATTGCGGATGGCGCCTCGCGCCCCATGTTGCCCAGCCCCACGTTGGTGGCCAGTGAGGACTATCCATTGTCCCGCCGCCTGTATTTCTACCTCCCTCCCCTCCAGCCTGCGCCGTGGGCCCTGGCACTGGTGGAGTTCGCGCAAAGTCCGAAGGGGCAAGCCATCGTCACCGGCAACGGTTTTGTCGGCCAGCAAATCCATGCATCGCAAGTCCCGGCTACTGATGAAATGCCAGCGTCTTATCGCACCTTGGCACGCAATGCCCAGCGCCTGTCGGTGAATTTCCGTTTTCAGGAAGGTAACGCCAACCTCGACAACAAGGCGATACGCGACGTGCAGCGGCTGGTCGAGTTTTTGCGTCATAACAATAAGCTCGACCGCGATGTGGTGTTGGTTGGCTTTGGCGACGCCAAGCCTGACCCCGAGCGTGCCAGCCTGCTTTCCCGCCTACGCGCCATGGCGGTGCGCCGCGAGCTCGCCAGGCAAGGCGTCACACTGCGCGAGGTGGTCGGCATGGGCGACGACCTGCCGGTAGCAACCAACTCGGATGAAGAAGGCCGAATTCGCAATCGACGGGTCGAAGTCTGGGTCTACTGAGCACCCTGTTCCATTGCGCAAATATTTGTTACAGCCCCGATTGGGCGCACGCAGTTATCGCAACTAGGCTTGGGTAAGTGACGCCGGGCCCCTCTGACGGCTGCCAAGCCGCCATGTCGGAGTCACTGTTGCGAACCGCAACGACGACAATCAAGGAGGGGCGCATGGCGGCTCTACAGGCATTTCTCGACCACCAGTTTCTTGGCACCAGCATGTGGTTCTGGCTGGCATTCATCTCTATTGTTTTGACCCTGTTGATACTGGACCTGGGCGTCCTGCACCGCAAAGCTCACGAAATCGAAATGCGCGAAAGCCTGCTGTTGTACGGCGGTTATTTCAGTGTGGGCGTATTGTTCGGTGGATGGATCTGGCTGGAGCTGGGCGCACAATCTGCCCTGGAGTTCTACACCGGTTTTCTGGTGGAGCAGTCATTGTCCATGGACAACGTGTTTGTCATGGCCATGATCTTCAGCTACTTCTCCATTCCTCGCCTTTACCAGCACCGGGTGTTGTTCTGGGGCATCCTCGGGGTGGTGGTATTGCGGGCAATCATGATCGGTGTCGGTAGCGCACTGGTGCAGGAGTTCGCCTGGATTCTCTACGTGTTCGGCGCCTTCTTGCTGATTACCGGGGTCAAGATGTTGTTCTCTCGCGAGGAAGGTCACCCGGACCTGGCCAACAACGCAGTACTCAAGTTTGTACGCCGCCACCTGCGGGTCACCGACGACCTGCATGGCCCGCGCTTTTTTGTACGCCTCAAGGCTGCCGGACAGAACAAGGCCGTGCTGTTTGCCACCCCCTTGTTCCTGGCGTTGGTATTGATCGAGCTGGCAGACCTGGTATTTGCCGTAGACAGCGTGCCGGCAATCTTTGCAATTACCCAGGACCCGTTCATTGTCTATACCTCGAATATCTTCGCCATTCTCGGGCTGCGCGCGCTGTACTTCGCCCTGGCAGCGCTGATGCACCGTTTCGTGTACCTGAAATACGCCCTGGCCCTGGTGCTGATTTTCATCGGCAGCAAGATCTTCTATCACGGCCTGATTGGAGCGGTGCCGGCATGGCTATCGCTGAGTGTGACCCTGGGGCTTTTGACCGGTGGCGTGGTGCTGTCGCTGCTCAAGACCCGCGATCAACCATCACACCCGGCAAACTCTGGCAACCACAAATGAACCAGGCCCGCAGTCGCGGGCCTGGTATGCAAGGCGGGCAGATCAATGCCCGCTGCGCAGCATTTCCTTTGGTACGTACTTGCCGATCTCGTACTTGCCGATCGCGGCACGGTGCACTTCGTCCGGACCGTCCGCCAGGCGCAGTGTGCGCTGCATCGCGTACATGTAGGCCAAGGGGAAATCACCACTCACCCCGGCACCGCCATGAATCTGGATTGCCCGGTCGATGACTTTCAAGGCCACATTCGGCGCCACCACTTTGATTTGCGCGATCTCACTGCGCGCCACTTTGTTACCTACGGTGTCCATCATGTAGGCCGCTTTGAGCGTCAGTAACCGAGCCATGTCTATTTCCATGCGCGAATCGGCGATCTTGTCGACGTTACCCCCCAGGCGCGCCAACGGACGACCGAATGCAGTGCGCTCCACCGAGCGCTTGCACATCAGTTCAAGGGCGCGCTCAGCCATGCCGATCGAGCGCATGCAATGGTGAATTCGTCCAGGGCCGAGACGCCCCTGGGCAATCTCGAAACCGCGCCCTTCGCCTAGCAGCACGTTTTCGTAAGGTACTCGCACATTTTCGAACAGCACCTCGGCATGGCCATGGGGTGCGTCGTCATAACCGAACACCGGCAGCGGGCGAACAATTTTCACCCCCGGGGTATCGGTGGGCACCAGAATCATCGAGTGTTGTTGATGGCGCGGCCCCTCCGGGTTGCTCAAACCCATGAAGATCATGATCTTGCAACGTGGATCGCAGGCACCTGAAGTCCACCATTTACGTCCATTGATCACCCACTCATCACCGTCGCGTACCGCTCGGGCGGCCATGTTAGTGGCATCGGAGGACGCTACATCGGGTTCTGTCATGGCGAAGGCGGAACGGATATCGCCGCGCAGCAGCGGTTCCAGCCACCGGCGCTTCTGCTCCTCGTTGGCGTAACGCACCAGCACTTCCATGTTGCCCGTGTCGGGCGCCGAGCAATTGAACGGTTCAGGCCCCAACAGCGAACGGCCCATGATCTCAGCCAGTGGCGCATATTCCAGATTGGTCAGCCCCGCTCCCAGTTCCGATTCGGGCAGGAACAGGTTCCACAGACCTTCCGCCTTGGCCTTGTTCTTCAACGTTTCCATGATTGCAGTGGGCTGCCAGCGATCGCCCGCGGCGACTTCACGCTCGAACACCGCCTCGGCGGGATAGACATAAGCATCCATAAACGCAGTGACGCGTTCACGCAGCGCCTGAACCTTGGGTGAATAGGCAAAATCCATTGGCAGTACCTTTTGTGGAAAGGGGATCTGAACAAGAGCCTAGATCAGCAAGTAAAATCCACCTAGTCTATTCTCGGCGTGTATAAACATTCATAACCAATATATGATTCGCCCATAACATCGACAAAAAAGAGCAGCGCCCATGAACCTGAGCAAGGTCGACCTCAATCTGTTCATCGTCTTCGATGCGATTTACACCGAAGCCAACTTGACCCGTGCCGGGCAGATTGTCGGCATTACCCAGCCTGCGGTATCCAATGCCCTGGCGCGCCTGCGTGAAACCTTCAACGATCCGCTGTTCGTGCGTACCGCACAGGGCATGGTACCGACGCCAATGGCTCAGAACATCATTGGTCCAGTGCGCAATGCCCTGTCGCTGCTGCGTGTTTCGGTGCAAGAGAGCCGCATCTTCAACCCCCTGCAGGCGAACAAGACCTTCCGCATAAGTATGACCGACCTGACCGAGGCGGTGATTCTGCCGCCGCTGTTCCAGCGTTTACGCCGCCTGGCCCCGGCAGTAGTAATTGAAAGTTTCCTGTGCAAGCGCCGCGAGACCACCAAGGAGCTGGCTGCCGGCCGCCTGGATTTTGCCGTCGACGCGCCGCTCAACACTGACCCGCAGGTACGTCACGTCAAGTTGATGCAGGACCAGTACGTGTGCGCCATGCGCCACGGCCATCCGCTGACCAAAGAAAAACTCAGCCTGGAAGATTACCTGGGCCTTACCCACATCCATATATCCAGCCGACGCAACGGTTTGGGCTATGTCGACCTGGCGCTTGGAAAAATGGGTGTACAGCGAAAGATCGCCTTGCGCTCCCAGCATTACCTAATGGCTTCCCAGGTGCTGCAGCAAACCGATATGGTGATGACGGTGCCGGAGCGCTTCGCTCGGCGCCACCAGCTCAACTATCTGAGCCTGCCGGTGAATGGTGTGCCGCCGCTGGAAACTCACCTGTACTGGCATGAAAGCACTGACCAGGACCCGGCCAACCGTTGGATGCGCGAACAGATTATCGAATTGTGCCAGGCGGTGGTCGCTCAAGATGAGCGCGCGGCCGAGGCTGAATCTCGTTAGCTGCGGGTCAAACCAGTAACGCTCGGCACAAGCATCGTCGCAAGACGTGCTTGACGTATACGTAAACCTGCAATTAGGTTAGCTCATGCCCCTTTCCCCGAGCCTGACCATGAGCAGCCAGACCTACAGCATCTCCGACCTGTCCCGAGAACTGGATATCACCACCCGTGCCATTCGCTTCTATGAAGAGCAAGGCTTGCTCAGCCCCGAACGTCGGGGCCTGGAACGGGTTTATTCAGCCCGTGACAAGGTTAGCCTGAAGCTGATACTGCGCGGCAAGCGTATCGGCTTTTCCTTGGCCGAGTGCCGCGAGCTGATCGAACTCTATGACCCGACCAGCGGCAACCTCAAACAATTACACAGCATGCTGGCCAAAATTTCTGAACGTCGTGCCCAGCTCGAACAGCAACTGCTCGATATCCAGCAGATGCAACTGGAGCTGGACACCGCTGAAGAGCGCTGCGAACAAGCGCTGGCCGTCACCTTGAAGAACCAGAAGAACAGCCACTGAGCCCCGAGGAATTTGCGCCATGTCATTGCCTGAAAAAGTTCGCCTGGTCGAAGTCGGCCCTCGCGACGGTCTGCAGAACGAAGCACAGCCGATCAACGTGGCCGACAAGGTCCGTCTGGTGGATGACTTAACCGCTGCGGGCCTCTCCTATATTGAAGTGGGCAGTTTCGTCTCACCGAAGTGGGTGCCGCAAATGGCAGGTTCTGCCGAGGTGTTTGCCAACATTCGCCAGCAACCAGGTGTTACCTACGCAGCATTGGCGCCGAACCTGCGTGGATTCGAGGATGCCCTTACCGCTGGTGTGAAGGAAGTAGCGGTGTTCGCTGCGGCATCCGAAGCGTTTTCCCAGCGCAACATCAACTGCTCCATCAGCGAGAGCCTGGCGCGCTTCGCGCCGATCATGGACGCGGCCCGCCAGCACGGCGTGCGTGTGCGCGGCTATGTGTCCTGCGTACTGGGCTGTCCCTATGAAGGTGCAGTCAGCGCCGAGCAGGTAGCACCTGTGGCTCGGGAGCTGTTCGAGATGGGCTGCTACGAAGTGTCGTTGGGCGACACTATCGGCACCGGCACCCCAGGCTCCACCCGCCGCCTGTTTGAGGTGGTCGCCGCCCATGTGCCCCGCGCGCAGTTGGCCGGGCACTTCCACGACACCTACGGCCAAGCACTGGCAAACATTTATGCCAGCCTGCTTGAAGACATCACGGTATTCGACAGCTCCGTCGCTGGGTTGGGTGGCTGTCCCTACGCCAAAGGCGCCAGCGGTAACGTCGCCAGTGAGGATGTGTTGTACATGCTCCAGGGCCTGGGTATCGAAACCGGTATCAACCTGGAGCAGTTGATCGACGCGGGCTCGCGGATCAGCACTGTTCTGGGTCGTACCAGCGGCTCCCGGGTAGCACGCGCCCGTCTCGCGCAATAACCCTCCACAGCCAGCCGGGGGTGTTACCGCCCCCGCACTTTCCAGAGA is a window of Pseudomonas sp. DG56-2 DNA encoding:
- a CDS encoding hydroxymethylglutaryl-CoA lyase, coding for MSLPEKVRLVEVGPRDGLQNEAQPINVADKVRLVDDLTAAGLSYIEVGSFVSPKWVPQMAGSAEVFANIRQQPGVTYAALAPNLRGFEDALTAGVKEVAVFAAASEAFSQRNINCSISESLARFAPIMDAARQHGVRVRGYVSCVLGCPYEGAVSAEQVAPVARELFEMGCYEVSLGDTIGTGTPGSTRRLFEVVAAHVPRAQLAGHFHDTYGQALANIYASLLEDITVFDSSVAGLGGCPYAKGASGNVASEDVLYMLQGLGIETGINLEQLIDAGSRISTVLGRTSGSRVARARLAQ